In one window of Ovis aries strain OAR_USU_Benz2616 breed Rambouillet chromosome 3, ARS-UI_Ramb_v3.0, whole genome shotgun sequence DNA:
- the LOC101120564 gene encoding olfactory receptor 1L8-like, giving the protein MERLNQTSSVSEFILLGLSSRPEDQKPLFILFLIIYLVTVTGNLLIILAVHSDPQLHIPMYFFLSVLSFTDICFTTTIVPRMLVNFLSHKTISYAGCLTQMYFIYALGNSDNCLLAVMAFDRYVAICDPFHYVTTMSYRRCVLMVAFSCSLPHFHSLLHVLLLNELTFCDSKVIHHFLCDISPLMKLSCSPTLINEIVIMTEGPVLLVTPFLFITFSYIRILIAILKIPSTSGKCKAFSTCGSHLTVVTLFYGSIFYVYLQPVSTYTVRDHMATIVYTVLSSMLNPFIYSLRNKDLKQGLRKLLGRRKPQAAPP; this is encoded by the coding sequence ATGGAAAGACTCAACCAAACCAGCAGTGTTTCTGAGTTCATTCTACTGGGACTCTCCTCACGGCCTGAGGACCAGAAGCCACTCTTCATCCTCTTCCTCATTATATATCTGGTCACCGTAACAGGGAATCTGCTCATCATCCTTGCTGTCCACTCTGACCCCCAACTTCATATCCCCATGTATTTCTTCTTGAGTGTCCTGTCTTTCACTGACATTTGCTTCACAACAACCATTGTCCCCAGGATGCTGGTGAACTTCCTGTCACATAAGACCATCTCCTATGCTGGGTGCCTTACCCAGATGTATTTCATATAtgctctgggaaacagtgatAATTGCCTTCTGGCAGTCATGGCCtttgaccgctatgtggccatctgtgaCCCCTTCCACTATGTCACCACCATGAGCTACCGCCGCTGTGTCCTGATGGTGGCCTTCTCCTGCTCATTGCCTCACTTCCACTCACTCCTACATGTACTTCTGCTGAATGAGCTCACCTTCTGTGACTCTAAAGTTATCCATCATTTTCTCTGTGACATCAGCCCTCTGATGAAATTGTCCTGCTCGCCCACATTAATCAATGAAATTGTGATAATGACAGAAGGACCTGTTCTTTTGGTGACCCCCTTTCTATTCATTACTTTCTCTTATATACGAATCCTCATTGCAATTCTCAAAATTCCCTCAACTTCTGGGAAATGCAAAGCCTTCTCCACATGTGGTTCGCACCTCACTGTGGTAACACTCTTTTATGGAAGCATCTTCTATGTCTATTTACAACCTGTGTCCACCTACACTGTCAGGGACCACATGGCAACAATTGTCTACACAGTTCTGTCCTCCATGCTCAATCCTTTTATCTACAGCCTAAGAAACAAAGACCTGAAACAGGGTCTGAGGAAGCTGTTGGGCAGGAGGAAACCCCAGGCAGCACCCCCTTGA